One window of Quercus robur chromosome 5, dhQueRobu3.1, whole genome shotgun sequence genomic DNA carries:
- the LOC126727226 gene encoding cysteine-rich receptor-like protein kinase 10, with translation MSLPSVKASMITFVFLSLLTSFHSKISEAASANRAYVCPKEPNFTPNSTYESNLNHLLSSLSSNANLETGFYNTTVGHNPPNIVYGLFLCRGDVTPSVCQDCVSTATKDIVQHYCPTGIEATVWYDKCMLRYSNESFFSSMIDLPKYYYCNDSKITVLDRFDQILGTMINDSVTQATGAHDEPGATKFATKEASLSSSIKLYSLVQCTPDISSYDCDKCLRGLIANIPFSCSGKQGAIALTPSCNFRYEVYQFYRILDTPPPRSGKSRISSLTIIAIVTPIAVSMVLLAMVYCLQRMSARKKSPMEEENESLLFDLATLKAATNKFSEDNKLGKGGFGEVYKGILSNGQEIAAKMLSKNSTQGAEEFKNEVAILAKLQHRNLVRLFGFCLEGEEKILVYEYVPNKSLDYFLNDLEKQRILNWSMRYKIIGGIARGILYLHEDSRLRIIHRDLKVSNILLDENMNPKISDFGLARIFGNDQPLENTHKIAGTYGYMPPEYAMYGQFSIKTDVFSFGILLLEILCGKKNTSFYTSDAAENLLSYAWKHWRGGTSLELLDPTIRDSYSEIEVNRCIHIALLCVQENPAERPTMDSIILMLNSDSVPMLSPQPPAVFLQSRAQTNMPESESDQSTRKSILLSVDEASITEVYPR, from the exons ATGAGTTTGCCTTCGGTCAAGGCCTCCATGATTACCTTTGTGTTCCTTTCCTTGCTTACTAGTTTCCACAGCAAAATTAGTGAAGCTGCCTCAGCTAACCGCGCCTATGTTTGTCCAAAAGAACCCAATTTCACTCCCAATAGCACCTACGAGTCCAATCTCAACCACCTCCTCTCTTCACTTTCCTCCAATGCTAATCTCGAAACTGGTTTCTATAACACCACCGTTGGTCACAACCCACCCAACATAGTATACGGCCTCTTTCTCTGCCGAGGCGATGTCACCCCCAGTGTCTGCCAAGACTGTGTATCAACAGCAACAAAAGACATAGTTCAGCACTACTGTCCCACAGGAATTGAGGCCACAGTTTGGTACGACAAGTGCATGTTACGCTACTCAAACGAATCATTCTTTTCCAGCATGATTGACTTGCCCAAATATTACTATTGTAACGATAGCAAGATAACTGTGCTAGACCGCTTCGATCAGATATTGGGAACCATGATTAATGACTCGGTGACTCAGGCCACAGGTGCTCATGATGAGCCCGGTGCTACCAAGTTTGCCACCAAAGAAGCCAGCCTTTCTTCATCGATAAAGCTGTATAGCCTTGTTCAGTGCACTCCGGACATCTCTAGCTACGATTGTGATAAGTGTCTTCGGGGACTAATTGCAAATATTCCATTTAGTTGTAGTGGAAAGCAGGGGGCAATAGCTTTAACTCCAAGTTGCAATTTTAGGTACGAAGTGTACCAATTTTACCGGATCCTCGATACGCCACCACCTCGATCAG GAAAAAGCCGAATCTCATCACTAACAATCATTGCCATCGTTACTCCAATTGCTGTCTCAATGGTGCTATTGGCTATGGTGTACTGCCTCCAAAGGATGAGTGCAAGAAAGAAATCCCCTATGGAGGAGGAAAATG AATCCTTACTATTTGATTTGGCAACGCTTAAAGCTGCCACAAACAAGTTCTCAGAAGATAACAAGCTTGGTAAGGGTGGATTTGGAGAGGTTTACAAG GGCATACTTTCAAATGGACAAGAAATAGCTGCGAAGATGCTTTCAAAAAACTCCACTCAAGGTGCAGAAGAATTTAAGAATGAAGTTGCAATTCTAGCTAAGCTTCAGCACAGAAATTTGGTGAGGTTATTTGGATTTTGCttggaaggagaagaaaaaatactTGTCTATGAATATGTGCCTAACAAAAGTCTTGACTATTTTCTAAATG ACCTTGAAAAACAAAGAATATTAAATTGGTCAATGCGTTACAAGATTATTGGAGGGATTGCACGGGGGATCCTTTATCTTCATGAAGATTCTCGGCTTAGAATTATACACCGTGATCTTAAAGTTAGCAACATATTGTTAGATGAAAATATGaatccaaaaatttcagattttggcTTGGCAAGAATCTTTGGGAACGATCAACCTCTAGAAAATACCCACAAGATAGCAGGGACATA TGGTTACATGCCTCCAGAATATGCTATGTATGGACAATTCTCTATAAAAACTGATGTATTTAGTTTTGGTATCCTATTACTAGAGATTTTATGTGGCAAGAAGAACACTTCTTTCTATACATCAGACGCTGCTGAGAACCTCTTGAGCTAT GCTTGGAAGCATTGGAGGGGTGGAACATCCTTGGAATTGTTGGATCCGACTATAAGAGATTCTTATTCTGAAATCGAAGTCAACAGATGTATCCACATTGCCTTACTATGCGTTCAAGAAAATCCAGCGGAAAGACCAACAATGGACTCAATAATTCTCATGCTAAATAGTGACTCTGTTCCTATGTTATCACCTCAACCGCCAGCAGTTTTCCTTCAAAGTAGAGCTCAGACGAACATGCCAGAGTCAGAGTCAGATCAATCTACCAGGAAGTCAATATTATTGTCTGTTGATGAAGCATCAATTACTGAAGTATACCCTCGATAG
- the LOC126727220 gene encoding cysteine-rich receptor-like protein kinase 10 isoform X1, whose amino-acid sequence MIMGEPSINFWMTLLVLSLLIVSFHSRSRIEAVPTYSDHSCPNTSTFTINTPYQSNLNHLLAYLSSNATRNIEFYNATASATTTGSVDDTVYGLYLCRGDMSPDVCRACVAGATKDLIVRCPVEKVAVGWYEECMLRYSYRYIFSSMASDPADYNWGLLNVSEPDRFDQLVQATMNDLATKLSNVNTGAKKFGTKEATFTAFETLYTLAQCTPDLSGADCYRCLKIAIASLPSCCSGKQLGLVQSPSCNLKYAVSPFYQIPNEQLDPESPITPKGKGQISLQTIVVVVASISVSAMLFVTGYCYLRRKQKKKYNVNQEENVESLQFDFATIEAATDKFSGDDRLGEGGFGVVYKGILSNGQEIAVKRLSQSSRQGSKEFKNEVVMVAKLQHRNLVRLLGFCLEKEEKILVYEFVPNKSLDYFLCDPKRREQLGWSTRYKIIKGIARGILYLHEDSRLRVIHRDLKASNILLDQDMNPKISDFGMAKIFGVNQTQGNTNRIVGTFGYMSPEYAMFGQFSLKSDVYSLGVLILEIISGQKNSSFCQENSAEDLLSYAWKHWRDETPLELLDPTLGDSYARDEVIRSLHIGLHCVQDNPADRPTMATVILTLNSDFVTLPLPQRPAYFFRSRTEDNKRSNELESNHSTSKSISYSANEASITELYPR is encoded by the exons ATGATAATGGGCGAGCCTTCCATCAACTTCTGGATGACCCTTTTGGTCCTCTCCTTGCTGATCGTCAGCTTCCATAGCCGATCAAGAATTGAAGCTGTTCCAACTTACAGCGACCATTCTTGCCCGAACACATCCACTTTCACCATCAACACCCCCTACCAATCCAACCTCAATCACCTCTTAGCTTACCTCTCCTCCAACGCCACCCGCAACATTGAATTCTACAACGCTACTGCCTCCGCCACCACCACGGGCTCTGTCGATGATACTGTCTACGGCCTCTACCTATGCCGCGGCGACATGTCACCTGATGTCTGCCGAGCCTGTGTCGCCGGCGCAACCAAAGACTTAATAGTTCGCTGTCCAGTGGAGAAAGTTGCGGTGGGTTGGTACGAGGAGTGCATGTTGAGATACTCATACCGCTATATCTTTTCCAGCATGGCTTCTGACCCAGCTGATTACAATTGGGGCCTATTGAATGTGTCGGAGCCAGACCGGTTTGACCAGCTAGTGCAGGCAACAATGAACGACTTGGCAACCAAGCTTTCAAACGTTAACACTGGAGCCAAGAAGTTTGGGACAAAAGAAGCGACTTTCACAGCGTTTGAAACGTTGTACACACTTGCCCAGTGCACGCCGGACCTGTCCGGTGCCGATTGCTATAGATGTCTTAAAATAGCCATAGCTAGTTTGCCGAGCTGTTGTAGTGGAAAGCAATTGGGCTTAGTTCAAAGTCCTAGTTGTAATCTTAAGTATGCAGTGTCCCCGTTTTATCAGATCCCAAATGAACAGCTTGATCCTGAATCACCAATAACACCTAAAG GAAAAGGTCAAATCTCATTGCAGACAATTGTCGTTGTTGTTGCTTCGATTTCTGTTTCTGCGATGCTATTTGTTACGGGCTACTGCTACCTTAGAAggaagcagaaaaaaaaatacaatgttaATCAGGAAGAAAATG TAGAGTCCTTGCAATTTGATTTTGCTACAATTGAAGCAGCCACCGACAAATTCTCTGGTGATGACAGGCTAGGTGAAGGCGGATTTGGTGTGGTTTACAAG GGCATACTTTCTAATGGACAAGAAATAGCTGTGAAGAGGCTATCACAAAGCTCTAGACAAGGATCAAAGGAATTCAAAAACGAAGTTGTAATGGTAGCTAAGCTTCAACACAGAAATCTTGTAAGGTTATTGGGATTTTGcttggaaaaagaagaaaaaatacttGTTTACGAATTTGTACCCAACAAAAGCCTTGACTACTTTCTATGTG ATCCTAAAAGACGAGAACAATTGGGTTGGTCAACACGTTACAAGATTATTAAAGGCATTGCTCGAGGAATCCTTTATCTTCATGAAGATTCTCGACTTAGAGTTATACATCGTGACCTTAAGGCTAGCAACATTTTGTTAGATCAAGACATGaatccaaaaatttcagattttggcATGGCAAAGATTTTTGGAGTTAATCAAACTCAAGGAAACACCAACAGGATTGTTGGCACATT TGGCTACATGTCTCCAGAATATGCTATGTTTGGGCAATTTTCTCTGAAATCCGATGTGTACAGTTTAGGGGTCCTAATTCTAGAGATTATTAGCGGCCAGAAGAACAGTTCTTTTTGTCAAGAAAATAGTGCTGAAGACCTTTTAAGCTAT GCTTGGAAACATTGGAGGGATGAAACACCCTTGGAATTGTTGGATCCAACTTTGGGAGACTCTTACGCGAGAGATGAAGTCATCAGAAGTCTCCATATTGGATTACATTGTGTACAAGACAATCCAGCTGACAGGCCTACTATGGCTACAGTAATTCTTACGCTAAACAGTGACTTTGTTACTCTGCCGTTACCTCAACGTCCAGCATATTTTTTTCGTAGCCGAACAGAGGACAACAAGCGTTCAAACGAGCTGGAGTCAAATCATTCTACAAGCAAATCGATCTCATATTCTGCCAATGAAGCATCAATTACTGAATTATACCCTCGCTAG
- the LOC126727220 gene encoding cysteine-rich receptor-like protein kinase 10 isoform X2: MIMGEPSINFWMTLLVLSLLIVSFHSRSRIEAVPTYSDHSCPNTSTFTINTPYQSNLNHLLAYLSSNATRNIEFYNATASATTTGSVDDTVYGLYLCRGDMSPDVCRACVAGATKDLIVRCPVEKVAVGWYEECMLRYSYRYIFSSMASDPADYNWGLLNVSEPDRFDQLVQATMNDLATKLSNVNTGAKKFGTKEATFTAFETLYTLAQCTPDLSGADCYRCLKIAIASLPSCCSGKQLGLVQSPSCNLKYAVSPFYQIPNEQLDPESPITPKGKGQISLQTIVVVVASISVSAMLFVTGYCYLRRKQKKKYNVNQEENESLQFDFATIEAATDKFSGDDRLGEGGFGVVYKGILSNGQEIAVKRLSQSSRQGSKEFKNEVVMVAKLQHRNLVRLLGFCLEKEEKILVYEFVPNKSLDYFLCDPKRREQLGWSTRYKIIKGIARGILYLHEDSRLRVIHRDLKASNILLDQDMNPKISDFGMAKIFGVNQTQGNTNRIVGTFGYMSPEYAMFGQFSLKSDVYSLGVLILEIISGQKNSSFCQENSAEDLLSYAWKHWRDETPLELLDPTLGDSYARDEVIRSLHIGLHCVQDNPADRPTMATVILTLNSDFVTLPLPQRPAYFFRSRTEDNKRSNELESNHSTSKSISYSANEASITELYPR, translated from the exons ATGATAATGGGCGAGCCTTCCATCAACTTCTGGATGACCCTTTTGGTCCTCTCCTTGCTGATCGTCAGCTTCCATAGCCGATCAAGAATTGAAGCTGTTCCAACTTACAGCGACCATTCTTGCCCGAACACATCCACTTTCACCATCAACACCCCCTACCAATCCAACCTCAATCACCTCTTAGCTTACCTCTCCTCCAACGCCACCCGCAACATTGAATTCTACAACGCTACTGCCTCCGCCACCACCACGGGCTCTGTCGATGATACTGTCTACGGCCTCTACCTATGCCGCGGCGACATGTCACCTGATGTCTGCCGAGCCTGTGTCGCCGGCGCAACCAAAGACTTAATAGTTCGCTGTCCAGTGGAGAAAGTTGCGGTGGGTTGGTACGAGGAGTGCATGTTGAGATACTCATACCGCTATATCTTTTCCAGCATGGCTTCTGACCCAGCTGATTACAATTGGGGCCTATTGAATGTGTCGGAGCCAGACCGGTTTGACCAGCTAGTGCAGGCAACAATGAACGACTTGGCAACCAAGCTTTCAAACGTTAACACTGGAGCCAAGAAGTTTGGGACAAAAGAAGCGACTTTCACAGCGTTTGAAACGTTGTACACACTTGCCCAGTGCACGCCGGACCTGTCCGGTGCCGATTGCTATAGATGTCTTAAAATAGCCATAGCTAGTTTGCCGAGCTGTTGTAGTGGAAAGCAATTGGGCTTAGTTCAAAGTCCTAGTTGTAATCTTAAGTATGCAGTGTCCCCGTTTTATCAGATCCCAAATGAACAGCTTGATCCTGAATCACCAATAACACCTAAAG GAAAAGGTCAAATCTCATTGCAGACAATTGTCGTTGTTGTTGCTTCGATTTCTGTTTCTGCGATGCTATTTGTTACGGGCTACTGCTACCTTAGAAggaagcagaaaaaaaaatacaatgttaATCAGGAAGAAAATG AGTCCTTGCAATTTGATTTTGCTACAATTGAAGCAGCCACCGACAAATTCTCTGGTGATGACAGGCTAGGTGAAGGCGGATTTGGTGTGGTTTACAAG GGCATACTTTCTAATGGACAAGAAATAGCTGTGAAGAGGCTATCACAAAGCTCTAGACAAGGATCAAAGGAATTCAAAAACGAAGTTGTAATGGTAGCTAAGCTTCAACACAGAAATCTTGTAAGGTTATTGGGATTTTGcttggaaaaagaagaaaaaatacttGTTTACGAATTTGTACCCAACAAAAGCCTTGACTACTTTCTATGTG ATCCTAAAAGACGAGAACAATTGGGTTGGTCAACACGTTACAAGATTATTAAAGGCATTGCTCGAGGAATCCTTTATCTTCATGAAGATTCTCGACTTAGAGTTATACATCGTGACCTTAAGGCTAGCAACATTTTGTTAGATCAAGACATGaatccaaaaatttcagattttggcATGGCAAAGATTTTTGGAGTTAATCAAACTCAAGGAAACACCAACAGGATTGTTGGCACATT TGGCTACATGTCTCCAGAATATGCTATGTTTGGGCAATTTTCTCTGAAATCCGATGTGTACAGTTTAGGGGTCCTAATTCTAGAGATTATTAGCGGCCAGAAGAACAGTTCTTTTTGTCAAGAAAATAGTGCTGAAGACCTTTTAAGCTAT GCTTGGAAACATTGGAGGGATGAAACACCCTTGGAATTGTTGGATCCAACTTTGGGAGACTCTTACGCGAGAGATGAAGTCATCAGAAGTCTCCATATTGGATTACATTGTGTACAAGACAATCCAGCTGACAGGCCTACTATGGCTACAGTAATTCTTACGCTAAACAGTGACTTTGTTACTCTGCCGTTACCTCAACGTCCAGCATATTTTTTTCGTAGCCGAACAGAGGACAACAAGCGTTCAAACGAGCTGGAGTCAAATCATTCTACAAGCAAATCGATCTCATATTCTGCCAATGAAGCATCAATTACTGAATTATACCCTCGCTAG